In Robbsia sp. KACC 23696, a single window of DNA contains:
- a CDS encoding peroxidase-related enzyme (This protein belongs to a clade of uncharacterized proteins related to peroxidases such as the alkylhydroperoxidase AhpD.) has translation MTTPSNAGATYDPQQPLPASDTLYDPSQDTIDLAATLQPDDARYQMRHAREKIARHTQLSETALFDPAIDDISIGERLFAAWYAASLSGVPTVAGLYRRRIDAMPGSAPAQAALATLDALAPEESMPSSAAVRADAVAEVGRVAGKRLAAIAAHTILLADAPVLAEPHHVQALQQAGFTTRAIVVLSQLIAFVSYQTRVVAMINAMGAAANGSYRPTPAPLALIESRTYTFDVLGWKAWADTVSLEGASANQIKVLEESHPKAKTSDYYLLLVHAPEILRQRSLVFNAIMYGNGGLSRAERELGATVVSRINGCVYCASVHAQRFEQLAKRRDSIEQVYADAISAGTTPREQAIIQFAIALTRAPASLDRDAIAALNEAGLNAEEILDLTHSIAIFAWANRLMLTLGEPTHPNGPAVI, from the coding sequence ATGACGACCCCCAGCAATGCAGGCGCGACCTATGACCCGCAGCAGCCACTGCCTGCTTCGGACACGCTTTACGATCCGTCGCAGGACACGATCGACCTGGCGGCAACACTGCAGCCGGATGATGCGCGTTATCAGATGCGGCATGCCCGGGAAAAGATCGCCCGTCACACGCAGTTGAGCGAAACGGCGTTGTTCGATCCCGCCATCGACGATATTTCGATTGGGGAACGTCTGTTCGCCGCCTGGTACGCCGCGTCCTTGAGCGGCGTGCCGACCGTTGCCGGCCTGTATCGCCGCCGCATCGATGCGATGCCCGGCAGCGCGCCGGCGCAGGCGGCACTCGCGACGCTCGACGCGTTGGCACCAGAAGAATCGATGCCGTCGAGCGCCGCCGTGCGCGCCGATGCGGTCGCCGAGGTCGGGCGCGTGGCAGGCAAGCGCCTGGCGGCCATCGCCGCCCATACGATTCTGTTGGCCGATGCGCCGGTGCTGGCCGAGCCGCACCACGTGCAAGCGCTGCAGCAAGCCGGATTCACCACGCGCGCCATCGTCGTGCTGTCGCAATTGATTGCGTTCGTCTCGTATCAAACGCGTGTGGTCGCGATGATCAATGCGATGGGGGCGGCGGCGAATGGCAGCTATCGCCCGACGCCCGCCCCGCTGGCGCTGATCGAAAGCCGCACCTATACGTTCGACGTGCTGGGGTGGAAGGCGTGGGCCGACACGGTATCGTTGGAAGGCGCGAGCGCCAATCAGATCAAGGTACTCGAAGAAAGTCATCCGAAGGCGAAGACGTCGGACTATTACCTGCTGCTCGTGCACGCGCCGGAGATTCTGCGCCAGCGCTCGCTGGTATTCAACGCCATCATGTACGGCAACGGCGGCTTGTCGCGTGCCGAACGCGAGCTGGGCGCCACCGTCGTGTCGCGGATCAATGGCTGCGTGTATTGCGCGTCGGTGCATGCACAGCGCTTCGAGCAATTGGCGAAACGCCGCGACAGCATCGAGCAGGTGTATGCGGATGCGATCAGTGCCGGCACGACGCCTCGCGAGCAGGCGATCATTCAGTTCGCGATCGCGCTGACGCGTGCGCCGGCATCGCTCGACCGGGATGCGATCGCCGCATTGAACGAAGCGGGCTTGAACGCGGAAGAGATCCTCGACCTGACGCATTCGATCGCGATCTTCGCCTGGGCAAACCGTCTGATGCTGACCTTGGGCGAGCCCACGCATCCGAACGGCCCTGCCGTGATCTGA
- a CDS encoding NAD(P)/FAD-dependent oxidoreductase, with amino-acid sequence MTSPASSNTTEPTPTTRAAPNAGTQSNSARQSGDTPPPAGLDALAARLAQDLRWLALPAASWVPPRFVDGERVRDVVIVGGGMAGLTLSAELQFLGIDNRQTYDRAANGHEGPWVDFARMRTLRSPKVLTGPALRLPALTFRAWFEAQFGLPAWEALNKIPREQWMDYLRWYRDVLQLPVDNGVALRRIQPRGDGLVALTFERVLPTAASTETAVSENDAVTAAPSVDTTQVGRVWTVLTRHVVLASGRDGLGGPSVPPIADSLPRARWAHSADAIDFKALSGKRVAVIGAGASAFDNAATALEAGAASVDMVIRRADIPRVNALTGIGSPGLAYGFTALESEWKWRFLHYAGKVQTPPPRDSVLRVSRFPNARFRVGSAVLSMHDTEDGVRIETARGALDVDFVIFGTGFHSRMSARPELADIAPYVRLWQDRFTPDAGEKDSELAESPDLADDFSFQEKVPGSCPGLSRIHCFNFAASLSAGKVSGDIPAISIGAQRLAQHLVSRLFQDDQDTHYATLQAYDVPELQGDEWQPYLAPTSPDAFDHASSGDHVHADGGQ; translated from the coding sequence ATGACATCACCCGCAAGCTCCAACACGACCGAGCCGACCCCGACGACGCGCGCCGCCCCGAACGCAGGCACGCAAAGCAACTCCGCGCGACAGTCCGGCGATACGCCACCGCCGGCGGGGCTCGACGCATTGGCGGCACGGCTGGCGCAAGATCTGCGCTGGCTAGCGCTCCCGGCTGCATCGTGGGTGCCACCGCGCTTTGTCGACGGTGAGCGAGTGCGCGATGTGGTGATCGTCGGCGGCGGTATGGCCGGGCTCACGCTGTCCGCGGAATTGCAATTTCTCGGTATCGATAACCGGCAGACCTACGATCGCGCGGCAAACGGTCATGAAGGGCCGTGGGTGGACTTCGCGCGCATGCGCACGCTGCGTTCGCCGAAAGTGCTGACCGGCCCCGCGCTGCGTTTGCCGGCGCTGACTTTCCGCGCCTGGTTCGAAGCGCAATTCGGGTTGCCAGCATGGGAAGCCTTGAACAAGATCCCGCGCGAGCAATGGATGGACTATCTGCGGTGGTATCGCGACGTCCTGCAGTTGCCCGTCGATAACGGCGTGGCACTGCGACGCATCCAACCGCGCGGCGACGGATTGGTCGCCTTGACGTTCGAACGTGTCCTGCCGACGGCGGCCTCCACCGAGACCGCCGTCTCGGAAAACGACGCCGTCACCGCAGCGCCATCGGTCGACACCACGCAGGTGGGACGCGTGTGGACGGTGCTGACGCGTCACGTCGTATTGGCGAGCGGACGGGACGGCCTCGGCGGCCCCTCGGTGCCGCCTATCGCCGATAGCTTGCCGCGCGCGCGATGGGCCCATTCGGCCGACGCGATCGATTTCAAGGCGTTGTCCGGCAAACGCGTGGCGGTCATCGGTGCGGGCGCGTCTGCCTTCGACAACGCGGCCACGGCGTTGGAAGCCGGCGCGGCCAGCGTCGACATGGTGATTCGACGCGCCGACATTCCGCGGGTCAATGCACTGACCGGTATCGGCAGCCCGGGCCTGGCCTATGGTTTCACCGCGCTGGAGTCCGAGTGGAAATGGCGCTTCCTTCATTACGCGGGCAAGGTGCAGACGCCTCCGCCGCGTGACAGCGTACTGCGCGTTTCGCGCTTTCCCAACGCGCGATTCCGCGTGGGCAGCGCCGTGCTGTCGATGCACGACACCGAAGACGGCGTGCGGATCGAGACCGCGCGCGGCGCGCTCGACGTCGATTTCGTGATTTTTGGGACGGGATTCCATTCGCGGATGTCGGCGCGCCCGGAATTGGCGGACATCGCACCGTATGTCCGCTTGTGGCAAGACCGTTTCACACCGGACGCCGGCGAGAAAGACAGCGAACTGGCCGAATCTCCAGACCTCGCCGACGATTTTTCCTTTCAGGAAAAAGTGCCCGGTAGTTGCCCCGGCCTGTCGCGCATCCATTGCTTCAACTTCGCCGCCAGCTTGAGCGCCGGCAAGGTTTCGGGCGATATCCCGGCGATCAGTATCGGCGCGCAAAGACTGGCGCAGCATCTGGTATCGCGACTTTTTCAGGACGACCAGGATACGCATTACGCGACGCTCCAGGCCTACGATGTCCCGGAACTGCAGGGCGATGAATGGCAGCCGTATCTCGCACCGACGTCGCCCGACGCGTTCGATCACGCGTCGTCGGGCGATCACGTGCACGCCGACGGCGGACAATAA
- a CDS encoding LysR family transcriptional regulator — protein sequence MERHQLEAFSAVMSVGSITGAGRLLERSQPAVTRQIQELEADLGYTLFARNGPRVTPTHEAYLLYEEVERSLVGMEAIAQRARAIGSGAARPIALAATASLATSLLPDALRRVLLAAGETAPAAAAGSMPRWQVRTQSAEHVVHAVLTDHADIGLTTLPAAHDGLAVHWIAEAPCVLALPLDHRLALPARSRDDDGRAYVADQPGTASATASRDLPAVPLRALENVGLATVANRHRLRHRIDMAFAQARVTPSVWLETNNGANALMAARTGAMAAIVDPATAVGQHGHGVQIRALEERIPFLFALITRAGRTSSPSMQRLLQALYDSTRALLPELTFHPADAHDALLQQSRSGSSRAGRTTKTAAKP from the coding sequence ATGGAACGCCATCAACTGGAAGCTTTCTCGGCCGTGATGTCAGTCGGCAGCATCACCGGTGCCGGGCGGTTGCTGGAACGCTCGCAGCCGGCGGTGACGCGACAGATCCAGGAACTGGAGGCCGATCTCGGCTATACGCTGTTCGCCCGTAACGGTCCGCGCGTCACACCGACGCACGAGGCCTATCTGCTATACGAAGAGGTGGAGCGATCGCTGGTCGGGATGGAAGCCATCGCGCAGCGGGCACGGGCGATCGGCAGCGGTGCGGCACGACCCATCGCGCTTGCCGCCACCGCGTCCCTTGCGACCTCGCTGCTTCCCGATGCGCTGCGTCGCGTCTTGCTCGCGGCGGGGGAAACAGCGCCCGCTGCCGCGGCCGGGTCGATGCCGCGTTGGCAGGTGCGCACGCAATCGGCGGAACACGTCGTGCATGCCGTGCTGACCGATCACGCGGACATCGGCTTGACGACGCTCCCCGCCGCACACGATGGACTGGCAGTGCACTGGATCGCCGAGGCGCCCTGCGTCTTGGCGCTGCCGCTCGATCATCGGCTTGCCCTGCCGGCGCGGTCGCGCGACGACGACGGACGGGCATACGTCGCTGACCAGCCGGGCACGGCGTCTGCGACCGCTTCGCGCGATCTGCCGGCGGTACCGCTGCGTGCGCTGGAAAACGTGGGCTTGGCCACCGTGGCGAACCGCCATCGTCTGCGCCATCGCATCGACATGGCTTTCGCACAGGCACGCGTGACGCCGTCGGTCTGGCTCGAAACGAACAACGGCGCCAATGCGCTGATGGCGGCGCGTACCGGTGCGATGGCGGCGATCGTCGATCCCGCGACGGCGGTCGGCCAGCATGGGCATGGCGTGCAAATTCGCGCGCTCGAAGAACGCATTCCCTTTCTCTTCGCCTTGATCACCCGTGCCGGACGGACGTCGTCGCCGTCGATGCAACGCCTGCTGCAAGCGCTATACGACAGCACACGCGCCTTGCTGCCGGAATTGACCTTTCACCCCGCCGATGCGCACGACGCTTTGTTGCAGCAAAGCCGATCGGGCTCCTCGCGCGCGGGGCGCACGACAAAAACGGCTGCGAAGCCATGA
- a CDS encoding ABC transporter substrate-binding protein, which yields MTAPAAFAQTAATGTPYLLGVSGPLTGQDAQYGEQWKRGFDLALETINSTGGVKGRPLAYDFEDSRSDPRQSIAIAQKFVGNPDILMELGDFSSAASMAASPIYQRGKLVQFGFTNSHPDFTKGGDYMWSTAVTQAEEQPLLAHYAVKDLGFKRIAVLYLNTDWGQTSKAILTKTIEADGAQVVAAEGYQPSDKDFRSTLVRINAAHPDSIVLISYYADGAQIVRQARGAGLKQPIAAVGSIYSPKFLELAGDAANGVYTQSNFFPQAPRPGAQDFVKRFEAKYHSEPGFFSARAYDAVMVAAYTLREAKAPTRQGVHDELAVIRDIPSVIYEKIAFDPATRRVAGANTIALQVKDGKFTLWDKQPAHPLP from the coding sequence ATGACGGCACCGGCGGCTTTTGCACAGACGGCGGCGACCGGTACGCCCTATTTATTGGGTGTCAGCGGACCGTTGACGGGGCAGGACGCGCAATATGGCGAGCAGTGGAAGCGTGGCTTCGATCTGGCGCTGGAAACCATCAACAGCACCGGCGGCGTCAAGGGCCGTCCGCTGGCCTATGACTTCGAAGACAGCCGCAGCGACCCGCGCCAGTCGATCGCCATCGCGCAGAAGTTTGTCGGCAACCCGGACATCCTGATGGAGCTGGGCGACTTCTCCAGCGCCGCATCGATGGCCGCGTCGCCGATTTATCAGCGCGGCAAGCTGGTGCAGTTCGGCTTCACGAATTCGCATCCGGACTTCACGAAGGGCGGCGACTATATGTGGAGTACCGCGGTGACGCAGGCGGAAGAACAACCGCTGCTCGCGCATTACGCGGTCAAGGATCTGGGCTTCAAGCGCATTGCCGTGCTGTACCTGAATACCGATTGGGGGCAAACGAGCAAGGCGATCCTGACGAAGACGATCGAAGCGGATGGCGCGCAGGTCGTGGCAGCCGAAGGCTATCAGCCCAGCGACAAGGATTTCCGCTCGACCCTGGTGCGTATCAACGCGGCGCACCCGGACTCGATCGTTCTGATCTCCTACTACGCCGATGGCGCGCAGATCGTGCGTCAGGCACGGGGCGCCGGCTTGAAGCAGCCGATCGCCGCGGTGGGCTCGATTTATTCGCCGAAGTTCCTCGAACTCGCCGGCGATGCGGCCAACGGCGTCTACACGCAGTCGAACTTTTTCCCGCAAGCACCGCGTCCGGGCGCGCAGGATTTCGTCAAGCGCTTCGAGGCGAAGTATCACTCGGAGCCGGGTTTCTTCTCGGCACGTGCTTACGATGCGGTGATGGTCGCGGCCTATACCTTGCGCGAAGCCAAGGCGCCGACGCGTCAAGGTGTGCATGACGAGCTGGCGGTGATTCGCGACATCCCCAGCGTCATCTACGAAAAGATCGCGTTCGATCCTGCGACGCGTCGCGTTGCCGGCGCCAACACGATCGCGCTGCAGGTAAAGGACGGCAAGTTCACGCTGTGGGACAAGCAACCCGCGCATCCGCTGCCGTAA